Proteins co-encoded in one Mesorhizobium huakuii genomic window:
- a CDS encoding transposase, translated as MGARIGVSDEEWALIGPLLPAQRGRGCRPAQDNRRYFEGMICMARTGAQWRHLPDEYGKWNSVFRRCRRWVATGVQARTIPRWRASEYART; from the coding sequence TTGGGCGCGCGGATTGGGGTATCGGACGAGGAATGGGCACTGATCGGGCCGCTGCTGCCAGCACAGCGGGGTCGAGGGTGCCGTCCGGCGCAGGATAATCGGCGCTATTTCGAAGGCATGATATGTATGGCCCGAACCGGGGCGCAATGGCGTCATCTGCCTGATGAATATGGCAAATGGAACAGTGTCTTCCGCCGATGCCGACGATGGGTCGCGACGGGGGTTCAAGCAAGAACCATTCCTCGATGGAGGGCTTCAGAATACGCCCGAACCTGA
- the nodC gene encoding chitooligosaccharide synthase NodC has product MDLLTTTSTVAVACYALLSTVYKGMQAVYSLPPTVAPASEDLVGSDLWPSVDVIIPCYNEGPLTLSACLDSIANQEYAGKLRVYVVDDGSGNRDAVIPIHDNYAGDPRFDFILLPENVGKRKAQIAAIRRSSGDLVLNVDSDTTLASDVIRKLARKMQDPAIGAAMGQLTASNRSDTWLTRLIDMEYWLACNEERAAQARFGAVMCCCGPCAMYRRSSLLSLLDQYETQMFRGKPSDFGEDRHLTILMLEAGFRTEYVPDAIAVTVVPDRLGPYLRQQLRWARSTFRDTLLALRLLPGLDRYLTLDVVGQNLGPLLLALSVIAGIAQFALTATLPWPTILVIAAMTIIRCTVTACRARQARFIGFSLHTFINIFLLLPLKAYALCTLSNSDWLSRKTATLPNADKKQIIVANPIAGVGTGSSGSAEAIRRTDLPRDSSKLVNADSVCSAE; this is encoded by the coding sequence ATGGACCTGCTTACCACGACCAGTACTGTCGCCGTCGCGTGCTATGCACTGCTCTCGACTGTTTATAAGGGCATGCAGGCGGTTTATTCCCTGCCGCCAACCGTTGCACCGGCGTCGGAAGACCTGGTCGGCTCCGACCTCTGGCCGAGCGTGGATGTCATCATCCCCTGCTACAACGAAGGCCCGCTTACGCTCTCGGCGTGCCTAGATTCCATTGCAAACCAGGAATACGCCGGAAAGCTACGTGTCTACGTGGTTGATGACGGTTCTGGAAATCGCGACGCCGTCATTCCCATTCACGACAATTACGCCGGCGACCCGCGATTCGACTTCATTCTGCTCCCAGAGAATGTCGGCAAGCGCAAAGCGCAGATCGCCGCGATACGTCGCTCATCTGGAGATTTGGTGCTCAACGTCGACTCGGACACGACACTTGCGTCCGACGTCATCAGGAAGCTTGCACGGAAGATGCAGGATCCAGCAATCGGCGCTGCCATGGGCCAGTTGACGGCAAGCAACCGGAGCGACACTTGGCTGACCCGATTGATCGATATGGAGTACTGGCTGGCCTGCAACGAGGAGAGGGCGGCGCAAGCCCGCTTCGGTGCCGTCATGTGCTGTTGCGGCCCCTGTGCTATGTACCGCCGATCTTCGCTGCTTTCGCTGCTAGACCAGTACGAGACGCAGATGTTTCGGGGCAAGCCAAGCGACTTCGGTGAGGATCGCCATCTTACGATCCTCATGCTGGAGGCAGGCTTTCGAACCGAGTACGTTCCGGACGCTATTGCTGTAACGGTGGTTCCCGATAGGTTAGGACCTTATCTGCGCCAACAACTGCGCTGGGCACGGAGCACTTTCCGGGACACGCTGCTTGCGCTGCGCCTGTTGCCCGGCCTCGATCGCTATCTTACATTGGACGTCGTCGGACAGAATCTTGGCCCGCTACTTCTTGCCCTGTCTGTAATAGCCGGGATTGCGCAGTTTGCACTGACAGCCACGCTGCCGTGGCCGACAATCCTCGTTATTGCAGCAATGACCATCATTCGGTGCACCGTGACAGCATGTCGAGCTCGGCAAGCTCGATTTATCGGCTTTTCACTGCACACTTTTATCAACATCTTTCTGTTACTCCCCTTGAAAGCCTATGCTTTGTGCACCTTGAGCAATAGTGATTGGCTTTCACGCAAGACTGCCACCCTGCCCAACGCCGACAAAAAGCAGATCATCGTCGCAAACCCGATTGCCGGAGTTGGTACAGGCAGTTCGGGAAGTGCTGAGGCAATTCGAAGAACGGATCTTCCGCGCGATTCTTCAAAGTTGGTGAACGCGGACAGCGTTTGCAGCGCTGAGTGA
- a CDS encoding polysaccharide deacetylase family protein — MPGDALTPTFEDWPNPHCIPQIRHLLAPHRVPATFFVIRAYAADRPELSPPL, encoded by the coding sequence GTGCCGGGTGATGCGCTGACGCCGACCTTTGAGGACTGGCCTAACCCACATTGCATACCGCAGATCCGTCATCTGCTGGCGCCACATCGGGTGCCGGCGACCTTCTTCGTCATCAGAGCCTACGCCGCCGATCGGCCGGAACTCAGCCCGCCCTTATGA
- the fabG gene encoding 3-oxoacyl-[acyl-carrier-protein] reductase, producing the protein MLELTGRKALVTGASGGIGEAIARVLHAQGAVVGLHGTRVEKLETLAAELGDRVKLFPANLSNRDEVKALGQKAEADLEGVDILVNNAGITKDGLFVRMSDADWDTVLEVNLTAVFRLTRELTHPMMRRRHGRIINITSVVGVTGNPGQTNYCASKAGMIGFSKSLAQEIATRNITVNCVAPGFIESAMTGKLNDKQKEAIMAAIPTRRMGTSAEVASAVAYLASNEAGYVTGQTIHVNGGMAMI; encoded by the coding sequence ATGTTGGAACTGACTGGCCGCAAGGCGCTCGTCACCGGCGCATCCGGGGGCATCGGCGAGGCGATCGCCAGGGTGCTGCATGCGCAAGGCGCCGTCGTCGGCCTGCACGGCACCCGCGTCGAGAAGCTGGAGACGCTGGCCGCCGAGCTTGGCGACCGGGTCAAGCTGTTTCCGGCCAACCTGTCGAACCGCGACGAGGTCAAGGCGCTCGGCCAGAAGGCGGAGGCCGATCTCGAAGGTGTCGACATCCTGGTCAACAACGCCGGCATCACCAAGGACGGCCTGTTCGTGCGCATGTCTGACGCCGACTGGGACACCGTGCTCGAAGTCAATCTGACCGCCGTGTTCAGGCTGACGCGCGAACTCACCCATCCAATGATGCGCCGCCGCCACGGCCGCATCATCAACATCACCTCGGTGGTCGGCGTCACCGGCAATCCCGGCCAGACCAACTACTGCGCCTCCAAGGCCGGCATGATCGGTTTTTCCAAGTCGCTGGCGCAGGAGATCGCCACCCGCAACATCACCGTCAACTGCGTCGCTCCGGGCTTCATCGAATCGGCGATGACCGGCAAGCTCAACGACAAGCAGAAGGAGGCGATTATGGCGGCGATCCCGACGCGCCGCATGGGCACCAGCGCTGAAGTCGCGTCCGCCGTTGCCTATCTCGCCTCCAACGAAGCCGGCTACGTCACCGGCCAGACCATCCATGTGAATGGCGGCATGGCGATGATCTGA
- a CDS encoding acyltransferase family protein, whose protein sequence is MTYRRDIDGLRALAVLPVVLFHFGISAIPGGFTGVDIFFVISGYLITGSLLDDLERGEFSIVSFYWRRARRILPALIFVTLLTCIAALFILLPSDLHEFSLSVIAASTFWSNIYFWKTSNYFSIDAELRPLLHTWSLSVEEQYYIFAPILMFLIYRYFAKRWLTALLPIILGSFVLAVMATWLAPSAGFYLLPTRVWELMLGAVLMLKRPPPLNNQFLMEMVGLAGFGLLAIGFFAISESDPFPGYNALYPCLGTALLIYVGQNSPSTIASRILEVRPLVLIGLISYSLYLVHWPINAFAHYLSLQNLDPSIIIAMTVASFALAAFSWKYIEQPFRQKRSFTAPLPIFAFSAGAIALVCVGGAAGAIGNGFPQRFPEYAQQRIPAGDWLEGTCFNEGSSRIESWNIEDCTRTRGFATTVLLWGDSFAAHYVSGLEANKKKIQANVVEYTYAGCPPILSYFSYARPDCIRFNQKALEIIRDAGIKTVVLSGRWTDYEARSFDGLQQTIDTLRGRGVRMFVIGQSPQFITDVRKIAFFAKRRNSDDTYWPMAMDPDINNRMRSFTKGATFIDPLKFLCSAGRCPYADAGEFLYFDYGHFSSVGAILAISKYWPVLATDNALAVTK, encoded by the coding sequence ATGACATACAGGCGTGATATCGATGGCCTTCGGGCCCTTGCGGTGTTGCCGGTCGTACTGTTCCATTTCGGAATCTCGGCAATTCCCGGCGGTTTTACCGGCGTGGACATCTTCTTCGTCATATCTGGCTACCTGATCACCGGAAGCCTTCTGGACGACCTTGAACGCGGCGAGTTTTCGATCGTCAGCTTCTACTGGCGCCGTGCCCGACGCATTCTGCCGGCCCTGATCTTTGTCACGCTCCTCACCTGCATCGCGGCATTGTTCATTCTTCTGCCGTCAGATCTGCACGAATTCAGTCTCAGCGTCATAGCGGCATCGACTTTCTGGTCAAACATCTATTTTTGGAAAACGTCAAATTACTTCTCCATCGATGCCGAGCTCCGACCGCTGTTGCACACGTGGTCGCTTTCGGTCGAGGAGCAGTACTATATCTTTGCCCCAATCCTGATGTTCCTGATCTATCGCTATTTTGCGAAGCGCTGGCTGACAGCACTCCTACCGATCATTCTCGGCAGCTTCGTGCTCGCGGTCATGGCGACATGGCTGGCGCCAAGCGCTGGATTCTACCTGCTGCCGACACGAGTCTGGGAACTCATGCTGGGCGCCGTGCTCATGCTGAAACGGCCCCCGCCGTTGAACAATCAATTTCTTATGGAAATGGTAGGGCTGGCCGGATTTGGCCTTCTCGCCATCGGGTTCTTCGCGATTTCGGAGAGCGATCCGTTCCCGGGCTACAACGCGCTGTATCCGTGCCTCGGAACGGCCCTCCTTATCTATGTCGGCCAAAATAGCCCATCGACGATTGCTAGCCGCATACTCGAAGTCCGGCCACTGGTCTTGATCGGCCTCATCTCCTATTCGCTGTATCTTGTTCACTGGCCGATCAATGCGTTCGCGCACTATCTTTCGTTACAAAATCTCGACCCGTCGATAATCATTGCGATGACGGTTGCAAGCTTCGCATTGGCTGCATTCTCCTGGAAGTATATCGAGCAGCCGTTTCGGCAGAAAAGGTCCTTCACCGCCCCGTTGCCGATCTTCGCCTTTTCAGCGGGTGCGATCGCTCTTGTTTGCGTTGGCGGGGCGGCCGGGGCGATCGGCAACGGCTTTCCGCAACGGTTCCCGGAGTATGCCCAGCAGCGGATTCCTGCCGGGGACTGGCTCGAGGGGACCTGTTTCAACGAGGGCTCGAGCCGGATCGAAAGCTGGAACATCGAGGACTGCACACGCACTCGCGGCTTCGCTACGACCGTTTTGTTGTGGGGCGACTCCTTCGCCGCCCACTATGTTTCAGGGCTGGAGGCCAACAAAAAGAAAATTCAAGCCAACGTCGTGGAATATACTTACGCAGGCTGTCCACCGATTCTCTCTTACTTCTCGTATGCACGCCCGGATTGCATACGGTTCAATCAGAAGGCCCTGGAGATCATCCGGGACGCAGGCATCAAGACGGTTGTCCTCAGCGGGCGGTGGACCGACTACGAGGCGAGAAGTTTCGACGGTCTCCAGCAAACGATCGATACGCTTCGTGGCCGGGGCGTGCGCATGTTCGTCATCGGCCAGTCTCCGCAATTCATAACCGACGTTCGGAAAATCGCATTCTTCGCAAAGCGCAGAAATTCGGATGATACATACTGGCCAATGGCCATGGATCCCGACATCAACAATCGTATGCGCTCATTTACCAAAGGCGCCACTTTCATCGATCCGCTGAAATTCCTCTGTAGCGCAGGACGCTGCCCCTACGCCGACGCAGGCGAGTTTCTCTATTTCGACTACGGTCATTTTTCTTCCGTCGGCGCCATTCTGGCAATTTCGAAATACTGGCCGGTTTTAGCCACAGACAATGCCCTTGCTGTGACGAAATAA
- the nodB gene encoding chitooligosaccharide deacetylase NodB: protein MKNVDYMCEVPSDCADGTQDRSVYLTFDDGPNPVCTPQILDLLAQHRVAATFFVIGAHAADQPELIRRMIAEGHEVANHTMTHPDLSRCEPGEVEREIVEASNAIRMACPEATVRRMRAPYGVWTEDVLTTSARAGLACVHWSVDPRDWARPGVDAIVDEVLTGVGPGAIVLLHDGWPEELKSATYASLRDQTVTALSILIPALHHRGFVIRPLPQHH from the coding sequence ATGAAAAATGTGGACTACATGTGCGAAGTGCCCAGTGACTGCGCTGACGGCACTCAAGATCGCAGCGTCTATTTGACGTTTGACGACGGGCCCAATCCAGTTTGCACACCGCAGATCCTCGATTTGTTGGCGCAACATCGGGTGGCGGCGACGTTCTTCGTCATCGGTGCCCACGCAGCAGACCAGCCGGAACTCATCCGACGAATGATTGCAGAAGGGCACGAGGTAGCCAATCACACGATGACTCATCCGGACCTGTCCAGATGCGAACCCGGCGAAGTCGAACGTGAAATAGTCGAGGCAAGCAACGCCATCAGGATGGCGTGTCCCGAGGCCACGGTGCGGCGCATGCGCGCGCCGTATGGGGTCTGGACCGAGGACGTGCTCACTACGTCGGCGCGCGCTGGATTGGCATGCGTCCATTGGTCAGTTGACCCGCGAGACTGGGCTCGCCCTGGCGTCGACGCGATTGTCGATGAGGTGCTCACCGGTGTTGGGCCGGGCGCAATTGTGCTCTTGCACGACGGGTGGCCCGAGGAGTTGAAATCGGCCACCTACGCCAGTCTGCGTGACCAGACTGTCACGGCGCTATCCATCCTGATTCCAGCGCTGCATCACCGCGGTTTTGTAATCCGCCCGCTCCCTCAACATCACTGA
- a CDS encoding acyl carrier protein: MADQLATEIITIIKKRVESENFAGAFRPIVGEITTETEVTALGIDSLGLADVLWDLEQAYGIKIEMNTSEAWSDLQNVGDIVKAIRSLLAEAA, from the coding sequence ATGGCTGATCAACTCGCGACGGAAATCATTACCATAATCAAGAAACGCGTCGAATCTGAGAACTTTGCGGGAGCGTTTCGACCCATCGTCGGCGAAATAACGACGGAGACGGAAGTGACCGCGCTCGGCATCGATTCGCTGGGACTGGCGGACGTGCTCTGGGACCTCGAGCAAGCCTATGGCATTAAGATCGAAATGAACACATCGGAGGCGTGGTCGGATCTGCAGAATGTTGGCGACATCGTGAAAGCCATCCGCAGCTTGCTTGCTGAGGCAGCTTGA
- a CDS encoding NodA family N-acyltransferase — translation MGSDVRWKLCWENELQLADHVELSDFFLKTYGRHGAFLAKPFEGGRSWAGARPEFRAIGYDAHGIAAHIGILRRFIKVGEVDLLVAEIGLYGVRPDLEGLGISFSLSVVYPLLQRMGVPFVFGTVRQAMRNHVERFCRGGLASIVSGVEVRSTLANIHPYMPPTRVEDVIVFVAPIGRSMDEWPPGTLIDRNGPEL, via the coding sequence ATGGGCTCTGACGTACGGTGGAAGTTGTGCTGGGAAAATGAGTTGCAACTGGCCGACCATGTCGAACTCTCCGATTTCTTTCTAAAGACTTATGGACGGCATGGGGCCTTCCTCGCAAAGCCATTCGAAGGCGGCCGTAGCTGGGCCGGTGCAAGGCCGGAATTCCGCGCAATCGGTTACGACGCGCACGGCATAGCGGCTCATATTGGCATACTGCGCCGCTTCATCAAAGTTGGCGAGGTCGATCTACTGGTGGCCGAAATTGGCTTATACGGGGTCCGTCCGGATCTTGAGGGACTCGGAATCAGCTTTTCACTGAGCGTTGTGTACCCATTGCTGCAGCGGATGGGGGTTCCATTTGTGTTCGGCACGGTTCGGCAGGCAATGCGGAACCACGTTGAGAGGTTCTGCCGCGGCGGTCTGGCGAGCATTGTGTCGGGGGTTGAGGTACGGTCCACCCTCGCAAATATACATCCCTACATGCCGCCTACCCGCGTCGAGGACGTGATCGTCTTCGTTGCGCCAATTGGACGCTCGATGGACGAGTGGCCGCCCGGCACCCTGATCGACCGAAACGGTCCAGAATTGTAA
- the nodI gene encoding nodulation factor ABC transporter ATP-binding protein NodI yields MSKVAIDLAGVKKSFGDKLVVNGLSFTVASGECFGLLGPNGAGKSTIARMLLGMTVPDAGKITVLGEPVGARSRLARKSIGVVPQFDNLDQEFTVRENLLVFGRYFGMSTRKIKEVIPSLLEFARLESKADARVGELSGGMKRRLTLARALINDPQLLVMDEPTTGLDPHARHLIWERLRFLLGRGKTIILTTHFMEEAERLCDRLCVLEHGRKLAEGSPHALIEEHIGCQVIEIFGGNPQELVSLIRPYVQRVEVSGETLFCYTADPEQVRVQLRGRAGLRLLERPPSLEDVFLRLTGREMEK; encoded by the coding sequence ATGTCCAAAGTAGCAATCGACCTTGCCGGCGTGAAGAAGTCCTTCGGCGACAAGCTTGTTGTGAACGGGCTGTCGTTCACCGTTGCGTCGGGAGAGTGCTTCGGTTTGCTGGGGCCGAACGGTGCGGGCAAGAGCACGATTGCGCGTATGCTCCTTGGCATGACAGTGCCTGATGCGGGCAAGATCACGGTTCTTGGAGAGCCAGTGGGTGCGCGGAGTCGCTTGGCACGCAAGAGCATCGGCGTGGTTCCGCAGTTCGACAACCTTGACCAGGAATTCACCGTACGAGAGAACCTGTTGGTGTTCGGGCGCTACTTCGGCATGAGCACACGCAAGATCAAAGAGGTCATCCCGTCGCTCCTCGAGTTCGCCCGTCTTGAGAGCAAGGCGGATGCACGTGTCGGCGAACTATCTGGCGGCATGAAACGGCGTTTGACACTGGCACGTGCGCTGATCAACGACCCCCAGCTACTCGTGATGGACGAGCCGACGACCGGCCTCGACCCGCACGCGCGACACCTGATTTGGGAGCGTCTGCGTTTCCTGCTGGGGCGCGGTAAGACGATCATTTTGACTACCCATTTTATGGAAGAGGCCGAGCGTTTATGCGATCGGCTGTGCGTTCTGGAGCATGGACGCAAACTCGCCGAAGGCAGCCCTCATGCCCTGATTGAGGAACACATCGGGTGCCAGGTGATCGAGATCTTCGGCGGGAATCCCCAGGAGTTGGTTTCGCTGATCAGGCCATACGTGCAGCGCGTCGAGGTGAGCGGCGAGACGCTCTTTTGCTATACGGCCGATCCGGAGCAGGTTCGCGTACAACTGCGCGGGCGCGCGGGTCTGCGCCTTCTGGAGCGTCCACCCAGTCTGGAGGACGTTTTCTTGCGGCTGACCGGACGCGAGATGGAGAAGTGA
- a CDS encoding ABC transporter permease, translated as MGKGFSAALPANAWNWIAVWRRNYLAWTKVALASILGNLADPMIYLFGLGTGLGMMVGRVEDASYPAFLAAGMVATSAMTASTFETIYATFPRMNEQRTWEAILHTQLTLGDIVLGELVWATTRAFLAGTAIAMVAVIAGYSAWSSVLYVLPVIALTGLAFASLAMIVTALAPSYHYFIFYQTLFLTPMLFLSGAVFPVTQLPSTFQHIAGILPLAHSIDLIRPGMLDRPAGDIALHIGALCIYAVVPFFLSMVLLRRRLLR; from the coding sequence ATGGGTAAAGGGTTTTCGGCGGCTCTACCCGCCAACGCTTGGAACTGGATTGCGGTATGGCGCCGCAACTATCTGGCATGGACGAAGGTCGCGCTCGCGTCGATTCTCGGTAACCTCGCCGATCCTATGATCTACCTGTTCGGACTCGGCACTGGTCTCGGAATGATGGTAGGTCGCGTTGAAGACGCGTCGTACCCTGCTTTTTTGGCAGCCGGCATGGTCGCGACAAGTGCGATGACCGCGTCCACCTTCGAAACAATTTATGCGACTTTCCCTCGCATGAACGAACAGCGGACCTGGGAAGCGATCCTGCACACACAACTTACCCTCGGCGACATCGTTCTCGGTGAGTTGGTGTGGGCAACCACAAGGGCCTTTCTGGCCGGCACGGCAATTGCGATGGTGGCCGTCATAGCGGGCTACTCAGCATGGTCGTCCGTCCTCTATGTGCTACCAGTCATCGCTCTCACTGGGTTGGCCTTTGCGAGCCTGGCGATGATCGTAACCGCGCTTGCGCCCAGTTACCACTACTTCATATTCTACCAGACGCTCTTCCTCACACCCATGTTGTTCCTGTCCGGCGCTGTCTTCCCGGTCACTCAACTGCCAAGCACCTTTCAGCACATAGCGGGCATCTTACCGCTGGCGCATTCGATCGACCTGATTCGTCCGGGCATGCTTGATCGCCCGGCTGGGGACATCGCCCTGCACATTGGTGCGCTTTGCATATACGCGGTAGTGCCGTTCTTCCTCTCGATGGTGCTGCTTCGCCGGCGCCTGCTGCGTTGA
- a CDS encoding beta-ketoacyl-[acyl-carrier-protein] synthase family protein, whose amino-acid sequence MDRRVVITGIGGLCGLGTDAPSIWKEMREGRSAIGPIVTSELHGLTGTIGAEIKTLPEHDIDRKQLVTMDRFSLLAVLAAREAMRQAGLSCDERNAYRFGAIVGVGGSGWEAIEASYRALLLNGARRAGVMDVPKAMPSAAAGQVSMSLGLRGPVFGVTSACASANHAIASAVDQIRCGRADVMLAGGSDAPFVFCVVKAWEAMRVIAPDTCRPFSSDRRGLVLGEGAGMAVLESYEHATARGATIIAEIAGIGLSADAFNLVAPAVEGPEAAMRACLADAGLNAQDVDYINAHGTGTKANDRMETEAIKRVFGGHANSMSISSTKSMHAHCLGAASALEMIACVMAIQEGVVPPTANYREPDPDCDLDVTPNVARERKVRVALSNAFAMAGMNAVLAFRQV is encoded by the coding sequence ATGGACAGGCGGGTCGTCATCACCGGAATAGGCGGGCTGTGCGGGCTGGGCACTGATGCCCCCTCCATCTGGAAAGAGATGCGCGAAGGTCGCTCAGCAATCGGCCCGATTGTCACTTCAGAGCTTCATGGGTTGACCGGCACGATCGGTGCCGAGATCAAGACGCTCCCTGAGCACGACATCGACCGCAAGCAGCTCGTCACCATGGACCGCTTCAGCCTGCTTGCCGTGCTTGCAGCGCGGGAAGCCATGCGACAGGCCGGACTTTCCTGCGATGAACGAAATGCCTATCGCTTCGGTGCGATAGTGGGCGTCGGCGGCAGCGGCTGGGAAGCGATCGAGGCAAGCTACCGCGCTCTCCTTTTGAACGGCGCGCGCCGTGCTGGCGTCATGGACGTACCCAAGGCGATGCCGAGTGCCGCTGCCGGCCAGGTCAGCATGAGCCTCGGCCTGCGCGGGCCGGTCTTCGGCGTCACCTCCGCCTGCGCCTCTGCCAACCATGCGATTGCCTCAGCCGTAGACCAGATCAGGTGCGGCCGGGCCGACGTGATGCTTGCCGGAGGCAGCGACGCGCCATTCGTATTTTGTGTGGTGAAAGCGTGGGAAGCAATGCGCGTGATTGCGCCAGATACCTGCAGGCCCTTCTCCTCCGACAGGAGGGGCTTGGTGCTGGGCGAGGGTGCGGGGATGGCAGTGCTGGAAAGCTATGAACATGCCACTGCTCGCGGCGCAACGATTATTGCCGAGATCGCCGGCATCGGCCTTTCCGCTGATGCCTTCAACCTCGTCGCGCCGGCTGTCGAGGGGCCGGAGGCGGCGATGCGCGCCTGCCTTGCCGATGCCGGGCTGAATGCCCAGGATGTCGACTACATCAATGCGCACGGCACGGGCACCAAGGCCAATGATCGGATGGAGACGGAGGCGATCAAGCGAGTCTTCGGTGGCCACGCCAACTCGATGTCCATCTCTTCCACCAAGTCCATGCATGCGCATTGCCTCGGCGCCGCGAGCGCGCTTGAAATGATCGCCTGCGTGATGGCAATCCAAGAGGGTGTCGTGCCGCCGACCGCCAATTATCGCGAGCCAGACCCCGATTGCGATCTCGATGTCACGCCCAACGTCGCGCGCGAGCGCAAGGTCCGCGTGGCACTGAGCAACGCCTTCGCCATGGCCGGCATGAACGCAGTTCTGGCATTCAGGCAGGTGTAG
- a CDS encoding IS701 family transposase — MIRRSWMTGASIETTLELWASSLRDVKARMRGLFTQERVAASANLFLDGLLGDERRKTGWMRAEAAGDPGPWRQQAVLGRGRWDADALRDIVREYVVENLATDDAVLVIDETGFLKQGKTSCGVARQYTGSAGKITNCQIGVFAAYVSARGHAFIDRALYLPKSWTGDRARLAATHVPEAIAFATKPGLAVDMIRRALAADVPFSWVAADAVYGVGDVEGTLRRACKGYVLGVKSDHHFGSWSGKPPVAGTAQEIARDLDPTAWQRLSAGEGTKGARLHDWAYCELADLDADEYNETKSGLWTRGLLIRRNISDGDLAFFTTWCPAGTGIQTLVSVEGHRWAIEDSFETAKNELGLDHNETRSWHGWHRHVSLVMLAFAMMAVIRYRANDVTPQKRPRMPTIRI, encoded by the coding sequence ATGATTCGGAGGTCATGGATGACAGGTGCATCAATCGAGACGACGCTTGAGCTTTGGGCATCATCGCTGCGTGACGTGAAGGCTCGCATGCGCGGACTGTTTACGCAGGAGCGAGTTGCAGCCTCTGCGAACCTCTTCCTGGACGGCCTGCTGGGTGACGAGCGGCGTAAGACAGGTTGGATGCGCGCTGAGGCGGCCGGTGACCCCGGCCCGTGGCGGCAACAAGCCGTTCTGGGTCGCGGGCGTTGGGACGCGGACGCACTTCGCGACATCGTGCGAGAGTATGTTGTAGAAAACCTCGCCACGGATGATGCGGTCCTGGTCATCGACGAGACGGGCTTCCTCAAGCAGGGCAAGACGTCGTGCGGTGTTGCGCGTCAATATACAGGTTCGGCAGGCAAGATAACGAACTGCCAGATCGGTGTGTTCGCCGCCTATGTGTCCGCTCGCGGTCATGCCTTTATCGACCGGGCCTTGTACTTGCCCAAAAGCTGGACCGGAGATCGGGCAAGGCTTGCAGCAACCCATGTTCCTGAGGCTATAGCCTTCGCTACCAAGCCAGGCTTGGCTGTCGATATGATACGGCGTGCGCTGGCAGCCGATGTGCCGTTTTCATGGGTGGCCGCAGATGCGGTGTATGGCGTCGGGGACGTCGAAGGAACCCTGCGCCGAGCCTGCAAAGGCTACGTTCTTGGGGTCAAATCGGACCACCATTTCGGCTCCTGGTCGGGTAAGCCTCCGGTCGCCGGCACAGCTCAGGAGATCGCCCGTGATCTTGATCCAACTGCATGGCAGCGTCTTTCCGCCGGTGAGGGCACCAAAGGCGCGCGGCTTCATGACTGGGCCTACTGCGAACTCGCCGATCTCGATGCCGACGAATATAACGAGACGAAATCGGGGCTTTGGACCCGTGGCCTCCTAATCCGGCGCAATATCAGCGACGGTGATCTCGCATTCTTCACCACATGGTGCCCGGCCGGGACGGGCATCCAGACGCTCGTTTCCGTTGAAGGCCATCGCTGGGCGATCGAAGACAGCTTCGAGACCGCCAAGAACGAGCTCGGACTCGATCACAACGAAACCCGGTCATGGCATGGCTGGCATCGCCACGTCTCCCTCGTCATGCTGGCCTTCGCCATGATGGCGGTGATCCGATACCGCGCCAATGACGTGACGCCCCAAAAAAGACCGCGGATGCCGACCATCAGGATTTGA